One region of Pseudomonas glycinae genomic DNA includes:
- the pcaD gene encoding 3-oxoadipate enol-lactonase, with the protein MAFVQLADGELHYTLEGPVDTPVLVLSNSLGTDLHMWDVQMPAFTGHFRVLRFDTRGHGQSLVTPGPYSIEQLGRDVLALLDALHIERAHFCGLSMGGLIGQWLGINAGQRLNKLIVCNTAAKIGDPSVWNPRIETVLRDGPAAMVALRDASIARWFTPDFSAANPAAAKQITDMLAATHPEGYAANCAAVRDADFREQLASIKAPLLVIAGTEDAVTPPSGGHFIQEHVRGAEYAEFYAAHLSNVQAGDAFSDRVLTFLLAD; encoded by the coding sequence GTGGCTTTCGTTCAACTCGCCGATGGCGAACTGCATTACACATTGGAAGGCCCGGTCGATACGCCGGTGCTGGTGCTGTCCAACTCGCTGGGCACCGACCTGCACATGTGGGACGTGCAGATGCCGGCCTTCACCGGACATTTTCGCGTGCTGCGTTTCGATACTCGCGGGCATGGCCAGTCGCTGGTGACGCCGGGCCCTTACAGCATCGAGCAACTGGGCCGCGACGTGCTGGCGCTGCTGGATGCGCTGCACATCGAACGCGCGCATTTCTGCGGGCTGTCGATGGGCGGCCTGATCGGCCAGTGGCTGGGGATCAATGCCGGCCAGCGTCTGAACAAACTGATCGTCTGCAACACGGCGGCGAAAATCGGCGATCCGTCGGTGTGGAATCCGCGCATCGAAACCGTGCTGCGCGACGGTCCGGCGGCGATGGTCGCGTTGCGCGATGCATCGATTGCCCGCTGGTTTACCCCGGACTTTTCGGCAGCCAATCCGGCAGCCGCGAAGCAGATCACCGACATGCTGGCCGCGACCCATCCTGAAGGTTACGCCGCCAACTGCGCAGCGGTACGCGATGCGGATTTCCGTGAGCAGTTGGCGTCGATCAAGGCGCCGCTGCTGGTGATCGCCGGTACCGAAGATGCGGTGACGCCACCGTCCGGCGGGCATTTCATTCAGGAACACGTGCGCGGCGCCGAGTACGCCGAGTTCTATGCGGCGCACCTTTCCAACGTTCAGGCCGGTGACGCGTTCAGCGACCGCGTGCTGACCTTTTTGCTGGCCGATTGA
- a CDS encoding 3-carboxy-cis,cis-muconate cycloisomerase, translating to MTQRPGNQLFDAYFTARDMRDVFCDQGRVQAMLDFEAALARAEARVGLIPAGAVAPIENACRAGLFDFAALGEAIATAGNSAIPLVKALGKQIAATDAEAERYVHLGATSQDVMDSGLVLQLRQALELIERELAQLADSFATQAQRHAATPLAGRTWLQHATPVTLGMKIAGWLGAITRSRQRLRELKPRLLVLQFGGASGTLAALGEQALPIAQALAEELNLTLPEQPWHTQRDRIVEFGAVLGLIAGSLGKFGRDISLLMQTEAAEVFEPSAPGKGGSSTMPHKRNPVGAAVLIGAATRVPGLVSTLFSAMPQEHERSLGLWHAEWETLPEICCLVSGALQQARLLADGLEIDAARMARNLELTQGLVLAEAVSIVLAQRVGRDTAHHLLEQCCKRAVAEQRHLRAVLGDEPQVTAELSATELDHLLDPAHYLGQAQVWVERAVAEHNALSD from the coding sequence ATGACTCAGCGACCGGGCAATCAATTGTTCGATGCCTACTTTACTGCCCGCGATATGCGCGACGTGTTCTGCGATCAGGGCCGGGTGCAGGCGATGCTCGACTTCGAAGCGGCGCTGGCCCGGGCCGAAGCGCGGGTCGGGTTGATTCCGGCGGGTGCTGTCGCGCCGATTGAAAATGCCTGCCGCGCCGGGCTGTTTGATTTCGCTGCACTGGGCGAGGCGATTGCCACGGCCGGCAATTCGGCGATTCCATTGGTCAAGGCGTTGGGCAAACAGATCGCCGCGACCGATGCCGAAGCCGAGCGCTACGTGCATCTGGGCGCCACCAGCCAGGACGTGATGGATTCCGGGCTGGTGCTGCAATTGCGTCAGGCGCTGGAATTGATTGAAAGGGAGCTGGCGCAACTGGCTGACTCCTTCGCCACTCAGGCGCAGCGCCATGCCGCGACGCCGCTGGCAGGACGTACCTGGCTGCAACATGCGACGCCGGTGACGCTCGGCATGAAGATCGCCGGTTGGCTCGGCGCGATCACGCGCAGCCGTCAGCGTCTGCGCGAGCTCAAACCGCGACTGCTGGTGCTGCAATTCGGCGGCGCGTCCGGCACCCTCGCGGCGCTCGGCGAACAGGCGTTGCCGATCGCCCAGGCGCTGGCCGAAGAACTGAATCTGACCCTGCCGGAACAACCGTGGCACACCCAGCGCGACCGCATCGTCGAGTTCGGCGCGGTACTCGGTCTGATCGCCGGCAGCCTTGGCAAATTCGGCCGCGACATCAGCCTGTTGATGCAGACCGAAGCGGCGGAAGTGTTCGAACCGTCGGCGCCGGGCAAGGGCGGTTCCTCGACCATGCCGCACAAGCGCAACCCGGTGGGCGCGGCGGTACTGATCGGTGCGGCGACCCGGGTGCCGGGGCTGGTCTCGACACTGTTCAGCGCCATGCCTCAGGAACATGAACGCAGCCTCGGTTTGTGGCACGCCGAATGGGAAACCCTGCCGGAGATCTGCTGCCTGGTGTCCGGCGCGCTGCAACAGGCGCGGCTGCTGGCCGATGGTCTGGAGATCGATGCCGCGCGCATGGCCCGCAACCTGGAACTGACTCAAGGTCTGGTGCTGGCCGAAGCAGTGAGCATCGTGCTTGCGCAACGGGTCGGCCGCGACACCGCGCATCATCTGCTCGAGCAATGCTGCAAACGGGCGGTGGCCGAACAGCGTCATCTGCGAGCGGTCCTCGGTGACGAGCCGCAGGTGACCGCCGAACTGAGCGCAACCGAACTGGATCATCTGCTCGATCCCGCCCATTACCTCGGTCAGGCACAGGTCTGGGTCGAGCGGGCAGTGGCCGAACACAACGCATTGTCTGACTGA
- a CDS encoding MFS family transporter has protein sequence MTTTTSHYTGEERSKRIFAIVGASSGNLVEWFDFYVYAFCAIYFAPAFFPSDNPTVQLVNTAGVFAAGFLMRPIGGWIFGRVADKHGRKNSMLISILMMCFGSLLIACLPTYKDIGVWAPLLLLFARLLQGLSVGGEYGTTATYMSEVALKGQRGFFASFQYVTLIGGQLLAVLLVVILQQFLSEEELRAYGWRIPFVVGAVAALISLFLRRSLKETTNKETREHKDAGSISALFRDHKAAFITVLGYTAGGSLIFYTFTTYMQKYLVNTAGMHAKTASYIMTGALFLYMCMQPLFGMLADKIGRRNSMLWFGGLGTLFTVPILLSLKSVGSPFLAFVLITLALAIVSFYTSISGLVKAEMFPPEVRALGVGLAYAVANAIFGGSAEYVALSLKAGGMENAFYWYVTIMMAVAFLFSLRLPKEAKYLHHDL, from the coding sequence ATGACAACCACCACCTCCCATTACACCGGTGAAGAGCGCAGCAAGCGCATCTTTGCCATTGTCGGTGCCTCGTCCGGCAACCTCGTCGAATGGTTCGACTTCTACGTCTACGCTTTCTGCGCGATCTACTTCGCCCCGGCGTTTTTCCCCTCCGACAACCCCACGGTGCAACTGGTCAACACGGCAGGCGTGTTCGCCGCCGGGTTCCTGATGCGACCGATCGGCGGCTGGATTTTCGGCCGGGTCGCGGACAAGCACGGGCGCAAGAACTCGATGCTGATCTCGATCCTGATGATGTGCTTCGGCTCGTTGTTGATCGCCTGTCTGCCGACCTACAAGGACATCGGCGTCTGGGCGCCGCTGCTGCTGTTGTTCGCGCGTCTGCTGCAAGGCCTGTCGGTGGGCGGTGAGTACGGCACCACCGCGACCTACATGAGCGAAGTCGCGCTCAAGGGCCAGCGCGGGTTCTTCGCCTCGTTCCAGTACGTGACCCTGATCGGCGGGCAACTGCTGGCGGTGCTGCTGGTGGTGATCCTGCAACAGTTCCTTTCTGAAGAAGAATTGCGTGCCTACGGCTGGCGGATCCCGTTCGTGGTCGGGGCGGTAGCGGCGCTTATTTCGCTGTTCCTGCGTCGCTCGCTGAAAGAAACCACCAACAAGGAAACGCGTGAGCACAAGGACGCCGGCAGCATCAGTGCGCTGTTCCGCGACCACAAGGCTGCGTTCATCACCGTGCTCGGCTACACCGCCGGTGGCTCGCTGATTTTCTACACCTTCACCACGTACATGCAGAAGTACCTGGTGAACACCGCCGGCATGCATGCCAAGACCGCCAGCTACATCATGACCGGCGCGCTGTTCCTGTACATGTGCATGCAGCCGCTGTTCGGCATGCTCGCCGACAAGATCGGCCGGCGTAACTCGATGCTCTGGTTCGGCGGCCTCGGCACGCTGTTCACGGTGCCGATCCTGCTCAGCCTGAAAAGTGTCGGCAGCCCGTTCCTGGCTTTCGTGCTGATCACCCTGGCGCTGGCGATCGTCAGTTTCTACACCTCGATCAGCGGTCTGGTGAAAGCCGAGATGTTCCCGCCGGAAGTCCGCGCCCTCGGCGTCGGCCTGGCCTACGCGGTAGCGAATGCGATCTTTGGTGGTTCGGCAGAATACGTGGCCCTGAGCCTCAAGGCTGGTGGAATGGAAAACGCGTTCTACTGGTATGTCACGATCATGATGGCCGTGGCGTTCCTGTTCAGCCTGCGCCTGCCCAAAGAAGCGAAGTATTTGCACCACGACCTTTAA
- the pcaG gene encoding protocatechuate 3,4-dioxygenase subunit alpha, translating into MTLTATTSHTVGPYYHIGLTWLNRENLANELTLGQRVAITGQVVDGNGDVVNDAMLEVWQANAAGKYDHPEDEQAKPLDPNFEGFGRVPVDADGRFRFTTIKPGTVEGLKGTTQAPHLVVLVFARGLVKHLLTRIYFEGDPANVNDPLLECVPAERRDTLLAKPDAAGVYQWNVILQGTDAETVFFDY; encoded by the coding sequence ATGACCCTGACTGCGACCACGTCCCACACCGTCGGGCCGTATTACCACATCGGCCTGACCTGGCTGAACCGTGAAAACCTGGCCAACGAACTGACCCTCGGTCAGCGCGTGGCGATCACCGGCCAAGTGGTGGACGGCAACGGCGACGTCGTCAACGACGCCATGCTCGAAGTCTGGCAGGCCAACGCCGCCGGCAAATACGATCACCCGGAAGACGAGCAGGCCAAACCGCTCGACCCGAATTTCGAAGGCTTCGGCCGGGTGCCAGTAGATGCCGATGGGCGCTTCCGTTTCACCACCATCAAGCCGGGCACGGTCGAAGGCCTGAAAGGCACGACCCAGGCGCCGCATCTGGTGGTGCTGGTGTTTGCGCGCGGGCTGGTGAAGCACTTGCTGACGCGGATTTATTTCGAGGGCGATCCGGCGAACGTCAATGATCCGCTGCTCGAATGCGTACCGGCCGAACGCCGCGATACGTTGCTGGCGAAGCCGGATGCGGCGGGTGTCTATCAGTGGAATGTGATTCTGCAGGGCACTGATGCCGAGACGGTGTTCTTCGATTATTGA
- the pcaH gene encoding protocatechuate 3,4-dioxygenase subunit beta: MTDKPGYRRPQEGTQPPYLHPTYQSTNLRSPSKPLVFLPHSLSEITGPTIGAERVADTDNDLTAQHQGEPLGERIIIHGRVLDEDGLPVPGILVEIWQANAAGRYNHARDLHDAPLDPNFTGTGRTVTDADGWYQFQTIKPGAYPWGNHHNAWRPAHVHFSLFGPSILTRLVTQMYFPGDPLLAYDPIYNCVPDTSAKERLIAAFDLEKTIPSYALAYRWDIVLRGREATPMEK; this comes from the coding sequence ATGACTGACAAGCCTGGTTACCGCCGCCCGCAGGAAGGCACCCAGCCGCCGTACCTGCATCCGACCTATCAATCCACCAATCTGCGCTCGCCGTCCAAGCCGTTGGTGTTCCTGCCGCATTCGCTGTCGGAAATCACCGGCCCGACCATCGGCGCCGAGCGTGTGGCCGATACCGACAACGATTTGACCGCCCAGCATCAGGGTGAACCCCTCGGCGAGCGGATCATCATTCACGGGCGCGTGCTCGACGAAGACGGTCTACCGGTGCCGGGGATTCTGGTGGAGATCTGGCAGGCCAACGCCGCCGGTCGCTACAACCACGCCCGTGACCTGCACGATGCACCGCTGGATCCGAATTTCACCGGCACCGGTCGCACCGTGACCGACGCCGACGGCTGGTATCAGTTCCAGACCATCAAGCCCGGCGCTTATCCGTGGGGCAACCACCACAACGCCTGGCGCCCGGCGCATGTGCATTTCTCGCTGTTCGGGCCGAGCATCCTGACCCGTCTGGTCACGCAAATGTATTTCCCGGGCGATCCGCTGCTGGCCTACGACCCGATCTACAACTGTGTGCCGGACACCTCGGCCAAGGAACGCCTGATCGCCGCTTTCGATCTGGAAAAAACCATTCCGTCCTACGCCCTCGCTTATCGCTGGGACATCGTGCTGCGCGGCCGCGAAGCCACGCCGATGGAGAAATGA
- the pcaF gene encoding 3-oxoadipyl-CoA thiolase, with translation MMRDVYICDAIRTPIGRFGGGLAAVRADDLAAVPIKALMERNPSVDWSAIDEVFLGCANQAGEDNRNVARMALLLAGLPETVPGVTLNRLCASGMDAIGTAFRAIASGEMELAIAGGVESMSRAPFVMGKADAAFSRNMKLEDTTIGWRFINPLMKAQYGVDAMPQTADNVADDYKVSREDQDAFALRSQQRTAAAQAAGYFAEEIVEVRIAHKKGETVVSQDEHPRADTTLEALTKLKPVNGPDKTVTAGNASGVNDGAAALILASAEAVKKHGLTARAKVLGMASAGVAPRVMGIGPVPAVRKLTERLGVAVSDFDVIELNEAFASQGLAVLRELGLADDAAQVNPNGGAIALGHPLGMSGARLVLTALHQLEKSGGKKGLATMCVGVGQGLALAIERV, from the coding sequence ATGATGCGTGACGTTTATATCTGCGATGCGATTCGTACCCCCATTGGTCGTTTCGGTGGCGGTCTGGCGGCGGTTCGCGCCGACGACCTGGCCGCCGTGCCGATCAAGGCCCTGATGGAGCGCAATCCGTCGGTGGACTGGAGCGCCATCGACGAGGTATTCCTCGGCTGCGCCAACCAGGCCGGTGAAGACAACCGCAACGTGGCGCGCATGGCGCTGCTGCTGGCCGGTCTGCCGGAGACCGTGCCGGGCGTCACCCTCAATCGCCTCTGCGCGTCGGGCATGGATGCCATCGGCACCGCGTTCCGCGCCATCGCCAGCGGTGAAATGGAGCTGGCGATTGCCGGTGGCGTCGAGTCGATGTCCCGCGCACCGTTCGTGATGGGCAAGGCTGATGCGGCGTTCTCGCGCAACATGAAGCTGGAAGACACCACCATCGGCTGGCGTTTCATCAACCCGTTGATGAAGGCGCAGTACGGCGTCGATGCGATGCCGCAGACCGCCGACAACGTCGCCGACGACTATAAAGTGTCGCGCGAAGATCAGGACGCTTTCGCCCTGCGCAGTCAGCAACGTACGGCCGCTGCCCAGGCTGCCGGCTACTTCGCCGAGGAAATCGTCGAAGTGCGGATCGCCCACAAGAAGGGCGAAACCGTGGTCAGCCAGGACGAACACCCTCGCGCCGACACCACGCTTGAAGCCCTGACCAAATTGAAACCGGTCAACGGCCCGGACAAGACAGTCACCGCCGGCAACGCTTCAGGCGTCAACGACGGTGCCGCCGCGCTGATTCTGGCCTCGGCGGAAGCGGTGAAAAAACACGGCCTGACCGCTCGCGCCAAAGTGCTCGGTATGGCCAGCGCTGGGGTCGCGCCACGGGTGATGGGCATCGGCCCGGTGCCGGCGGTGCGCAAACTCACCGAACGCCTCGGCGTGGCGGTCAGCGATTTCGATGTGATCGAACTCAACGAAGCGTTTGCCAGCCAGGGTCTGGCGGTATTACGCGAGTTGGGGCTGGCGGACGACGCGGCCCAGGTCAACCCGAACGGTGGCGCGATTGCCTTGGGCCACCCGTTGGGCATGAGCGGTGCGCGACTGGTGCTGACCGCGCTGCATCAGCTGGAAAAATCCGGTGGCAAGAAAGGTCTGGCGACCATGTGCGTCGGTGTCGGCCAGGGTCTGGCCCTGGCCATCGAACGCGTCTGA
- a CDS encoding CoA-transferase subunit beta, with protein sequence MTYTTNEMMTVAAARRLQNGSVCFVGIGLPSKAANLARLTSSPDVVLIYESGPIGAKPSVLPLSIGDGELAETADTVVPTGEIFRYWLQGGRIDVGFLGAAQVDRFGNINTTVVGDYHQPKVRLPGAGGAPEIAGSAKSVLIILKQSARSFVDKLDFITSVGHGEGGDSRKRLGLPGAGPVGIITDLCIMEPEEGTHEFVVTALHPGVTREQVVAATGWPIRFADSVATTAEPTEVELTALRDLEARTAAAHGQAPGEA encoded by the coding sequence ATGACTTACACCACCAACGAAATGATGACCGTTGCCGCGGCCCGTCGCCTGCAGAACGGCTCGGTGTGCTTCGTCGGCATCGGCCTGCCGTCGAAAGCCGCCAACCTGGCGCGCCTGACCTCGTCGCCGGACGTAGTGCTGATCTACGAATCCGGCCCGATCGGCGCCAAACCCAGCGTATTGCCACTGTCGATCGGTGACGGCGAACTGGCAGAAACCGCGGACACTGTTGTGCCGACCGGTGAGATTTTTCGCTACTGGCTGCAGGGCGGGCGCATCGACGTCGGTTTCCTCGGTGCAGCCCAGGTCGACCGTTTTGGCAACATCAACACCACTGTGGTCGGCGACTATCACCAGCCGAAAGTACGCCTGCCGGGTGCCGGTGGCGCGCCGGAAATTGCTGGTTCTGCCAAGAGCGTGCTGATCATCCTTAAACAGTCGGCGCGTTCGTTTGTCGACAAGCTCGATTTCATTACCTCGGTCGGCCATGGCGAGGGCGGCGATTCGCGCAAACGTCTGGGCCTGCCGGGTGCCGGCCCGGTCGGGATCATCACCGACCTGTGCATCATGGAGCCGGAAGAGGGCACCCACGAGTTCGTGGTCACCGCACTGCACCCGGGCGTGACTCGCGAGCAAGTGGTCGCCGCCACCGGTTGGCCGATCCGTTTTGCCGACAGCGTTGCAACCACCGCTGAACCGACCGAAGTCGAACTGACTGCGCTGCGCGATCTCGAAGCGCGCACCGCAGCGGCCCACGGCCAGGCACCGGGAGAAGCATGA
- a CDS encoding CoA transferase subunit A: MAEILSLHDAVKQFVNDGDTVALEGFTHLIPTAAGHEIIRQGKKDLTLVRMTPDLIYDQLIGAGCARKLIFSWGGNPGVGSLHRLRDAVEKQWPHALEIEEHSHADLANAYVAGASGLPFAVLRAYAGSDLPKVNPLIKSVTCPFTGEVLAAVPSVRPDVTVIHAQKADRQGNVLLWGILGVQKEAALAAKRCIVTVEEIVDNLNAPMNACVLPTWALSAVCHVPGGAHPSYAHGYTERDNRFYQAWDPIARDRETFTAWINEYIHGCADFSEFQAKLAAASEAK; encoded by the coding sequence ATGGCTGAGATCCTTTCGCTGCACGACGCGGTGAAGCAATTCGTCAACGACGGCGATACCGTCGCGCTCGAAGGCTTCACTCACCTGATCCCTACGGCGGCGGGTCATGAAATCATTCGTCAGGGCAAGAAAGATCTGACCCTGGTGCGGATGACGCCTGACCTGATCTACGACCAACTGATCGGCGCCGGCTGTGCACGCAAGCTGATCTTCTCCTGGGGCGGCAACCCTGGCGTGGGTTCGCTGCACCGTCTGCGCGACGCGGTCGAGAAGCAATGGCCGCATGCGCTGGAAATCGAAGAACACAGCCATGCCGACCTGGCCAATGCCTACGTCGCCGGCGCCTCCGGCTTACCGTTCGCGGTGCTGCGGGCCTACGCCGGTTCCGACCTGCCGAAGGTCAACCCGCTGATCAAATCCGTGACTTGCCCGTTCACCGGTGAAGTGCTGGCGGCGGTGCCGTCGGTGCGCCCGGACGTGACCGTGATCCACGCCCAGAAAGCCGACCGTCAGGGCAACGTGCTGCTGTGGGGCATTCTCGGTGTGCAAAAGGAAGCCGCACTGGCCGCCAAACGCTGCATCGTCACCGTCGAAGAAATCGTCGACAACCTCAACGCGCCGATGAACGCCTGCGTGCTGCCGACCTGGGCCTTGAGCGCGGTCTGCCATGTACCCGGTGGCGCGCATCCGTCGTACGCCCACGGTTACACCGAGCGTGACAACCGCTTCTATCAGGCGTGGGATCCGATCGCCCGCGACCGTGAGACGTTTACCGCGTGGATCAACGAATACATCCATGGCTGCGCTGACTTCAGCGAGTTCCAGGCCAAGTTGGCCGCTGCTTCGGAGGCCAAGTAA
- a CDS encoding MFS transporter, which translates to MNQPQSAVGHCLDVQSFINAQPISRYQWRVVILCFLIVFLDGLDTAAMGFIAPALSQDWGIDRASLGPVMSAALIGMVFGALGSGPLADRFGRKVVLVGAVFLFGAFSLASAYATNVDQLLVLRFLTGLGLGAGMPNATTLLSEYTPERKKSLLVTSMFCGFNLGMAGGGFISAKLIPAFGWHSLLLIGGILPLILTVVLLLWLPESARYLVVRNRGTDKVRRTLAPIDPAIVAQAASFSVPEQKTVKARNVFAVIFSGTYSVGTLLLWLTYFMGLVIVYLLTSWLPTLMRDSGASMEQAAFIGALFQFGGVLSAVGVGWAMDRFNPHKVIGIFYLLAGVFAYAVGQSLGNITLLATLVLVAGMCVNGAQSAMPSLAARFYPTQGRATGVSWMLGIGRFGAILGAWMGATLLGLGWNFEQVLTALVIPAGLATAAVVIKGLVSHADAT; encoded by the coding sequence ATGAACCAGCCTCAGTCCGCTGTAGGTCACTGCCTCGACGTGCAGTCCTTCATCAATGCCCAACCGATCTCGCGCTATCAGTGGCGCGTGGTGATCCTGTGTTTCCTGATTGTGTTCCTCGATGGCCTCGACACCGCGGCCATGGGTTTTATCGCGCCGGCCCTGTCCCAGGACTGGGGCATCGACCGCGCCAGCCTCGGCCCGGTGATGAGTGCCGCGCTGATCGGCATGGTCTTCGGTGCGCTGGGTTCCGGGCCGCTGGCTGACCGCTTCGGGCGAAAAGTCGTACTGGTCGGCGCGGTATTTCTGTTCGGCGCCTTCAGCCTGGCTTCGGCCTACGCCACCAACGTCGATCAGTTGCTGGTGCTGCGTTTCCTCACTGGTCTGGGACTGGGCGCCGGCATGCCGAACGCCACCACGCTATTGTCGGAATACACCCCGGAGCGCAAGAAGTCCCTGTTGGTGACCAGCATGTTCTGCGGCTTCAACCTGGGCATGGCCGGTGGCGGGTTTATTTCGGCCAAGTTGATCCCGGCATTCGGCTGGCACAGCCTGTTGCTTATCGGCGGGATCCTGCCGCTGATCCTCACCGTGGTGCTGCTGCTCTGGCTGCCGGAATCGGCGCGTTATCTGGTGGTGCGCAATCGTGGCACCGACAAGGTGCGCAGGACCCTCGCCCCCATTGACCCGGCCATAGTCGCTCAGGCTGCGAGTTTCAGTGTGCCGGAACAGAAAACCGTCAAAGCGCGCAATGTGTTCGCGGTGATTTTCTCCGGTACCTACAGCGTCGGCACGTTGCTGCTGTGGCTGACCTACTTCATGGGCCTGGTGATTGTTTACCTGCTGACCAGCTGGCTGCCGACCCTGATGCGCGACAGCGGCGCGAGCATGGAGCAGGCGGCGTTTATCGGCGCGCTGTTCCAGTTCGGCGGGGTGTTGAGTGCGGTCGGCGTGGGCTGGGCGATGGACCGCTTCAATCCGCACAAGGTCATCGGCATTTTCTACCTGCTGGCCGGGGTGTTCGCCTACGCGGTGGGGCAGAGTCTGGGCAACATCACGCTGCTGGCGACGTTGGTGCTGGTGGCGGGCATGTGTGTCAACGGCGCGCAATCGGCGATGCCGTCATTGGCGGCGCGGTTTTATCCGACGCAGGGCCGGGCGACCGGTGTGTCATGGATGCTCGGGATCGGCCGGTTCGGCGCGATTCTCGGGGCGTGGATGGGTGCGACTCTGTTGGGCCTGGGCTGGAATTTCGAACAGGTGCTGACAGCGTTGGTGATTCCGGCGGGCCTGGCCACGGCAGCGGTGGTGATCAAGGGGCTGGTCAGTCACGCGGACGCGACCTGA
- the pcaR gene encoding pca regulon transcriptional regulator PcaR, whose product MNDQMRNSFTSVAPPIVASPAKRIQALTGDPDFMTSLARGLAVVQAFQERKRHLTIAQISHRTEIPRAAVRRCLHTLIKLGYATTDGRTYSLLPKVLTLGHAYLSSTPLAVSAQPYLDRMSEQLHEACNMATLEGDDILYIARSATTQRLISVDLSVGGRLPAYCTSMGRILLAALDDTSLREYLDHAELVAKTSRTIHTADALLECLQEVRQQGWCIVDQELEQGLRSIAVPVYDASGQVVAALNVSTHAGRVSRTELEQRFLPGLLSASRDLSAQLFA is encoded by the coding sequence ATGAACGATCAAATGCGCAATTCCTTCACCTCGGTAGCGCCGCCGATCGTCGCTTCGCCGGCCAAGCGTATCCAGGCCCTGACTGGTGATCCGGATTTCATGACCTCCCTGGCCCGTGGCCTGGCGGTGGTGCAGGCGTTTCAGGAGCGCAAGCGCCACCTGACCATCGCCCAGATCAGCCACCGCACGGAAATTCCCCGCGCCGCCGTGCGCCGTTGCCTGCACACACTGATCAAACTCGGCTACGCCACCACCGACGGGCGCACTTATTCGCTTCTGCCCAAAGTGCTGACCCTCGGTCACGCCTATCTGTCGTCGACGCCGCTGGCGGTCTCGGCCCAGCCGTACCTCGACCGCATGAGCGAGCAACTGCACGAGGCCTGCAACATGGCCACGCTGGAAGGCGACGACATTCTCTACATCGCCCGTTCGGCGACCACTCAGCGTCTGATTTCGGTGGACCTCTCGGTGGGCGGGCGTTTGCCGGCGTACTGCACGTCCATGGGGCGGATTCTGCTGGCGGCGCTGGACGACACCTCGCTGCGCGAATACCTCGACCACGCCGAACTGGTGGCCAAGACCAGCCGCACCATTCACACCGCAGACGCCTTGCTCGAATGTCTGCAGGAAGTCCGGCAGCAGGGCTGGTGCATCGTCGATCAGGAACTGGAACAGGGTCTGCGCTCGATTGCCGTGCCGGTGTACGACGCGTCCGGCCAGGTGGTGGCCGCGCTCAACGTCAGCACCCACGCCGGTCGCGTCAGCCGCACCGAGCTGGAGCAGCGCTTTTTGCCCGGTCTGTTGAGCGCCAGCCGCGACCTCAGTGCGCAGTTGTTCGCCTGA